The sequence TTTTTCTCATAGTTGTAGTACCAGTGCTCTTGTAGAACAAAGCAGAGGCCGCCATCAGGAGGGATGATGCATATACCTGGGGCCAGAGAAGAAAGAGATCCAAGTGGCTGACAGGCCAGGCAAGCCAAGAGTGCAAAAAGAGGCTGCccagtgggtggggggagagaatgaaagaacaaCCCCAGCACTGCCCCCCCAAGTTTCACTCACTCGCTTCCTCTGACTGTACTCACCGAGGTCCGCAGACACTGTAGAAATCTTGGCCCAAAGGCCCAGGGATCCCAGAAGGAGAAAGGTCATCCTGAACCCCATGATGCTGCTTAGAGAAGACTCTGAAATCTCAGGACTGATCCAGGTTCAGgtccaagacccttagcaatggGTCTGGCCCTAGATGTTCTGTCTGAGGGAAATCAGTCGCCCACTGAGCTGAAACCATGATTAGCACACCAAATTTTGCTACTCAAAATCTGAAACTCAAATGCTTTTAGACTTGTGGCATCTTCTCCTTGTTTTGATTTTGGCAGATGAAATGTCGAATATTACTACCAGTACACACTACAGAATTTAACAGACAGCATGTAAAAGCAGTAATATGTGATAGTCAACCACTTCCAGAACCTCATCTGCCAAAATCAAGGCAAGTTAAAAATGCCGGTGTGTGCCATCAAACACTAGTAAATATAGCCCATTTGTCTTCAAGCTGTCTTCCAGGGACTTGCAAATTCTTTGGAGGCATATCAATTTATCAGTGAAAAGTCCTGCTGAGAGATGACTTCTCCTTCACTCAGGAGCCAAAGAACGTAAGAAGCATCTGATTGGAGCagttcaggccaaagggggcccatctagcgcagtatcctagaatcatagaatagtcgagttggaaggggcctacaaggccatcgagtccaaccccctgctcaatgcaggaatccaaatcaaagcattcccgaaagatggctgtccagctgcctcttgaatgcctccagtgtcggagagcccactacctctctaggtcattggttccacagtgttctcacagtgaccaaccagatgcccacattgtgggaagcaggacttgagcacatgAGCGCTCTTCCCATgcttgtttcccagcaactggtattcataggtgccttctgggaggaagggtggggtataaatttaataaatgacaataataacaataataaatactgGCTCCAACAgtagagacagaacatagccttcATGGATTCGTCTGCAATGCACAGCCCCACAGGAATGCTGGGTGTGTTGGCAGTGGAGAAGCGGAAGAAAGCCCCTAGAGTGCCCATCGAACAACATCTATCCCCACCACCACAATTTTCCTCAGTGCTCAGGAATACTGTGGCAGATCGTCCTTGGCACATGACAGCAGGACAAGCGTTTCCCTGAAGGCAGGCAGCATATCAGTGGACGCTGCAATGGCCACATGGAGACCCATCAAAGCCTGAGCCTGCGTAtctattggattcctgcattgcgcagggggttggacttgatggccttatagaccccttccaactctactattctattattctatcttCTGGGAGTGGTGTAGGTTCGTTTATTGGCACTGGTCTTTGAGAGCAATAGCTTAGCTTCTTGTGTAACCCAACCCAAGTCCTCAGTCCAGGGACTGTCATATTGCAATGCCTCTTGAGCCCCTGAAGTGCTGTGCACTCTGTGCCTGCCCCAGGAACAGGGATCACAGCCGGCCTCTTGCCAGGCCGTTCAGCTCGCCTACTTTATGTGGCAGGCAGCTGAGGTGGAGCAGTAGCAGACGGAGATCCCTGCCCTGTGTGATTTGAAAGTACGTCCTGTCCTACGTGGATACAAAACACAATGCAAATCTGTGGCAAGGAGGACCTCCTTGGAGAGGTGATTGCTCATTGCTGCCCCATAGAAAACAATTCATGCACAGACCATTTTAGCGTAGCTGTGACTGGGGAGGAGCCTGTCGttagccccccccaaaaaggcaGAAGCAGAGAGAGGCAGGTGTTATGACCTTTCTTTCATACCAAGAAATGTGATTTTCTTCTGTGtgtgtaaatatttttaaatttactCTGTTAATCCCAATGTAGATAAAGTCCATCTTTATTATAGCCACAATTGCAGAGAGCAGGACTGACTGAGAAAGTGTGGGTTActccagccctgcaaagtagcctcaGTGTTATGCCCGTTTTGCAGGGGAGAACGGGGAGATGGAGCAGTGTGTGGCAACCCTGAAGTATAGTCCAGTGTTGTCATCCtggtggtttttttatttttagggaaatggTGTGCATGGCTGTGAAGTTGATTGTAGCAGTAGCAGTGCAGTTAATCACAGGTTGGAGGAGTGAAGGGGGTCCGGGAAAGAACAGAGAATTTTTGAGTTGAGTGGAAAGATGTTTTCTGGATGCCACGCCTTTCCATCAACAGACCACAGGGCTACCTGTTGAGGAGCAACAGAGGAAGGACAGAGAGGGAATCCTGCTATTTCACAGGCTACGTCTACCCAAGCTTTGCCACTAGTAGggctgggtgagaatttcaattcagttcacatttatcaaattcgcaatttccaatacgagaaccgaaactcagccatcctttgaaatttgcatttattagaattttgggatgcagtttgccaactaaacaatagttacaaaaatgcatatattaagggaaagtatgcataaaatgaatatattgtatatttgtttttaatgtttttaattgctgtaaactgcccagagagcttcagctatggggcgttatataaatttaataaataaataaatatatgagtgaaaataacatgcaacacggcatgatgtgatgagaaatggcttgcagaaatgtgcacctttgtcaaaactgcctacgaaagtgagtttatttggagaaatttgcactaaaatggtggagaattttcatgaggatttttttttaatcgcagattgctgcaggaatgtagaGACCTGAATTGAACATTAGACaagtgagaaagagagagctgaggctgacagatctttccatcccagccACTACTGCCCACTCAGTCACTAGATCTTCCAGAAATTGTAGACCATGCATTGTAGATGGATGCATGGATGCATATTGGGAGTACAACTCGCAACCCTGTAAAAATGCCTATGGATGCCCACGGTCAAATGAAAGAATCAGATAAATGGGACTGAAAAACAGACAGAAAAAGCCAACATGTCATTGGGACTGTCAGGAAGGGATAGCTCCCAGATTCTTCTTCTGCAGCAGCCCTTACCTGCAGGAACAGACCTCAGGCTGGCTCAGAGGAGAATGAGGAGTTCCAGGAGGTGCTCAAATCTCCTGGTGCTTTTTGGAGGTGAGTTGGACTGCCTAGAGACGGCCGAGGCTGAGAAAGGCAGCCCTGCCTCCCACCCCCTTCCAGGTAGGAGTGGCTGCACAAGGAGACCAGGAAGCTCTGCTCAAAATGAGCCTCTCCTGCCTAGACTGATCCAGGCCAGGGCAATGTCCCTTAGTGTGCACCTCCAGACCAAGGCTGGCAAAGCTGGGGTTGGGGAAGGGGCCCCCATGGCTCAGGAGCAGGGCATGTGTAGGGCAGGCAGaaattcccaggttcaatctgtggcAGCACCTCCAGTTTGGAAAGGGGGGGTAGCAGgacagagtccagagagaaacTGCCCGCTGAGACCTTGGTGGTCTGCCCCTGCCAGTCACGCAGGTAATGCTGAGGGCAGCCTAGGCAGGTGTGTGCTCAAGCAACTTGCTTGTTTGTCTAtaaggctgtgtgtgtgtctacTTTTTATATCAAAATAGGCATGATGGGGAGAGGCCAacctccccaccttccttccctCACTGCGCCTCTTCCATTAAGACATTTTCCACCAGCCTAGCTCTGATGGTACCAGTGAACCAGGGAATGAGGGGGAAGATGGCATCAAGCAGGTGCGCATGGAGAGCATGGgaaagagtgtgtgagtgtgtggagGTTTCCACCCCTTCCCTCTATGCTGAGTTTGATAGAAACCCCCTCCCCGCCCCACtttacagctgaacaagcaaatccATGATGAATAACCATTAACTGGACCTAGTAGCAAATAGACACAGTCAGTGCAGATCCTGCAGGAGAGGTGCTCTATATGACTCCATCAGTCCTCCCTGTGGCAGCTCCCTTCTGGGTCATTCCCttggtagccccatgtagagcgctgAGTGCATCACAGTCGTTTAAGTGCGAGGTTACTGGAACCACTCTGGCAAAACCACCTCGACCCAGGAACGGCCATAGCTGGGGAGCCAGCTGGAAGGAGAGCCTCCCTGCCTCTGGGATTCAGGTAATGTGGACCTTCTAGGAATACCTCCGAGCTACAAACCTTCTCCTTCAGGGTGAGCATGACGCTGCCTAGGCTAGAGCAGGCTGTCTGCTGAATCCCTGGGCATCAGAACCACCCACCAGCTTCTGTCTTGCCGGGATCCAGCTGTAGTTTATTGGTCCACCTCACGCAGCCCACCACTGTCCCTAGGCACCGGTTCAACCGCAAGGCAGCTTCATCTGGCTCAGATGGGATGGAGAAGCAGAACTGGGGGGTTGTCACCTGGCAATGGCTGACACCAAGGCTCACCGAGTCTGATGGTGACGACTGCTCCCAGCAGACATAGATGCAAAAACAATGCAGACCCCTTTCCTTATCAGGAGCGTTTACAGAGAACTGTCACACTgctgctccttctccttctcctttccgTTTGGCAATGTCTGTTCTCCCACCCACATATCCTGTGCTGGAGAATGATATGAACACAGCTGTCCCTCTGGAAATTGTGTGGCCTCCAGAGTCACCTCCCACCTCTGTACCCCCCCAAGGGCCCATGACAGCCCAGCCATAGGATGCACCTCtcccacctcttttgctgaatttatattgTTCTGATCCATTTGGAAGGGTTTTATgcattttatcatcatcatcatcatcatcatcatcataatgtcctcctcccagcaggagcccagggtggcaaacaaaagcacaaaaaacattaaaacaacataaaaagaaactttaaaacacattaaaataaaacatcttcaaaaatgttactaaaaaaaagctttcaaaatatctaagattaaaaacatttttaaaaagaagggttaaggacatattaaaagcatttccaacacagacgcagactgggataggtctcaacttaaaaggcttgttgaaagaggaaggtcttcaataggtgccaaaaagataacagagatggcgcctgcctaatatttaaggggagggaattccacggggtaggtgccgccacactaaaggtctgcttcctatgttgtgcagaatggacctcctggtaagatggtattgtcaggcttaggtgggcaacacagccagttccagacaagactgttaggagttaaagacacagtgaagccggtaattgacagcacttggcagaaacgcccaaggtcaggctgcagctgtaactgataagtgaagcagcgataaaaaggcttcaatgagcacacagaggtgtgggggtaataggaaagcattatagagttggttggtgagcaagagaccgAGCACCGTGTGAaaccagtaaagttttgttttcttaaagacgtggctaatggtctattatttcggtcggcgactggcactgataagcaagctaaaacgctactggactctactggttatactggtaaattggtgctgcactctacaagggttatgggcccagttccaaaccagtaacacccagttaaaaccagtgagcaAGCTTGAGCTACGCCGGACAACCGAAGGAAGCTGAGCcggagagctggtgagctgtgggagagcggcaaagcagagatagagaaccgtgttgcctggaaaccaaagtgataagaggtctgcaagaatgactggagtaactttggctggcattccactggaacgtctctctgaACGAAATTACTCATGTTGGCGGCTGCGcatgcaagcctatctaaacagagaagatttatggaaggtaattgaccaacaacccccctctcttccaccacctgctgaatggctacgcttggatgaaagagcgaagtcattaattatcttggctgttggagactcgcaactactgcttctaagaggtaaagagactgctaaagaaatgtgggctgctttaagagcatattatgttcaagaaacagctagcagtagaataagtcttgc comes from Rhineura floridana isolate rRhiFlo1 chromosome 6, rRhiFlo1.hap2, whole genome shotgun sequence and encodes:
- the LOC133386479 gene encoding kunitz-like toxin PcKuz2, whose protein sequence is MTFLLLGSLGLWAKISTVSADLGICIIPPDGGLCFVLQEHWYYNYEKKMCLPFNWGGCGGNENNFESRKACESACSKYGSMLG